A window of Apodemus sylvaticus chromosome 23, mApoSyl1.1, whole genome shotgun sequence genomic DNA:
GTCTGCAAGATGTTTTATCCTTCCTTGTTTAAGTCTCCATCCCATTAGCAGACCCCTGTCCATTGTCAAGTATGGTCATGTGAGTCCTCCATAGCTCTGTGCAGGGTCCCTTGAGGACCTGCATGCTCTGGTGACTGCTCTCTTTGTCTGTGGAGTAAGAGCCTTTTTTATATTTCAGTATGAAACCCCTAGACTTAGacttaaaactgaaaaagaataAATCTTAATATACACAAATTCCCACACAGCAAAAAGAAGTATTAAAATGGGAAATCTTAGATGTCTATAATGTTTTGGTCTTCTCtgacttcttttaaaataataacttaGTGAGACATCTTCCCATTTGTTGCCATTTTCTATGTTGGACCCATGTATGCATTCTTTTCAGTATATTTAGTTATTGCTTGCAAGACTTTTAGTCCTGTGGTAGAAATTCAATTTTTTGTTGGACTTGTATCTCCGAGTAGTACTtaacttttccttatttttaaagtatgtgattatatgtgtgtgtgtgtgtgtgtgtgtgtacacgctcGCACGTGCATGTGATGAGAAGGCCAGATGTTGATGTTGAGGGTCTTTCTTAACTGTTCCTcatgttattattatttctttttgagacagacacTCTCCCTTGAAGCTGAAtctcactgattggctaggctAGCTGATCAGCGAGAGCCCAGGATCTGCTTATCTAAGTCCTTTCCAGTGCTGGAGTTGCACACATAGCTAGACCACCATGCCAGCATTTATCTAAGTGATGGGAATCTACACTCAGGTGCTCAGACTTGCACAGCAAGCAACGATATccactgagcctcctctccaACCCCCTTATAGAGCGAGTTCCTCTATCTAAAGAAGACATGGACCAGTTTCCTTTGAGACTTCACTGACAGCCTATCTTCAGCCTCATCAGAATCCCACAGACATTTCCATCAGATAATTTGTGACTGTATGCTAATATATTAACTCTGCCCTTATGCCTAATACTCTCAGCACCTCATTTACCTACTAAAGCAAATAATTACACTCTGCTTGCCTCGAGTTTGTgtcattttcttgtttggttaGGTGAGATGTTTATATTAGGAAAAGAGAATTTGTGGGATtgcaaaggaaggggaggaagcagGTGGTGGGGACGGACAACTGCGAGGCTGTCAGGCCACTGAGGTCACCTGCAGTCACTCGTCTCTCCTCAGCCAAGCAGTTCCGTGAAACTTAACATAATGTGCTCTTGAATCTCCTGCAGATGGCAATCAGAAGTTATTTCCCTGTGAAGTCTGTGGGAGATGCTTTGCAACAGATGTTCTGGTAAACATAAAGACGTTTTGTAGATGTGTTTCGTTGGAGTTAAATGAACTGTCAAGTCAGTGAGGAGGCAACGGTACCAAGATTAAAGACAGATGTGGAgggggggtgggaagggaggtCCGTAGCCTATGGCTTGCCAGGCTGGGAGGATACCAAGGCAGGCTGATAATGCCACGTTCAAAAGTGACCCTATTAACCACGGTCTCCCTGAAAGCATGCCAGATGGAATGGTCTTGGCACAGACAATTTATCCCTTGAGAGATTTTGGctcttctgccttttctttaAGCATCAAAAATTCAAATTTCAAGGCCAAAACACCAGGGAAATTAGCTGGCCGAGAGGAATGAGCATTGGATTTCAGACATCTGGAAACTTGGCTCAGAGCTGCAAATTTGTCACTAATTCTGACAAGTCCTGTAACCTTGCTGTTTTCTGCCTTGCCACGTACACGGAACTCTGGTTTCAAGGAGGTTTTATACCATTTGTACAAATAATGCATGGGTGCAGGCCTGCTCCAAGATCTAATTTTCCAGATACAAGCTAACTGCACGCCAAGTTCCCAGGCTTTAAAGCGGAATAAAAATGTGGATTATTTCAAACATGCGGGATGGGAGGGGGGGTTCAAACAGATGGTACACCCTAATATTGTAAAGAGGTGACCAAGAAAgatgaatttttttaagtgatgaTAATGTGATCATTTGGCTGTTTTAGATCATGGGAACGGTATATTGAAGTTGCGGGATTTAGGGTTGAAAAGATTAGGGACCTCCAAAATGGGGTTGTGGGTATTGTTTTCCTGGGAAATTTAGAAATAATCTGTTCCTCCGTCAGAGACCATATGTGTTGTAGCTGCTGACGCTACCATGCATCCAGGCCTGTTGTAGTCCGGTGTCTACCAGTGTCTTCCAGCACACTGTTACCTTTGCTAGCTAGGAGCTGCACCCCTAAGAGATATGGAGACCTAGGCGGGGGCCTTTGGATAGGGATGAGTGAATGTCaagtttattttgtatattcctGAGTCTGAGTCTTTAGCCTGTCTGTAGGCTGTACAGAGCGCTTGATCGGGAGATCTGATAACCTCTCCCATAGTTTAACATGAACGGCTTGCAGGAACACAGATTTTTGCTAGACCCTGCGTTTGGGGAAATTGAAACAAAGCAACATTGCAGATGGAAGCTCCTAGGGAAGAGGGCAGAGGTGTGTATTATATCCTAAAGGCGGTTCGCCTTCTGTCTGTCGGTGTGCTGAATTGAAACACTCCGACCTAAAGCAGTTTAAAGAGCAAAAGGTTGTCTTTGGCCTATGGTTCCAGACAGATAGAACTCATCGCAGCCAAGAAGACTTGGTATGGTGGGGAAGGTACAGcaacaggagcaggaagctgacacTCACACTTTATCAACCCAGAGGAAGCGAACTAAATGAACAGGAAACAGGCCAGTCTCGGTAATAGACTTTGtgcaaggccccacctcctaaagttCCCTTCACATCCTCACACAATGCCCCCAGATGAGGAGTGAGTATTCAAATCCTTTAGTCTATGAGACTAATTCTTATTCAAAGTACCACACCACAACTTTACAAAGGGGACACAGAGTGGACCTCTATGTGTTTCTccatttttggttttctgttaGAAATGTTGAGTATTTAAAAGATTCCTGACTGGAATAAAGAGCATATAGCCTACATATTGGAGTCTGAGGTGTAAGATCAAATTTAAAGTGAAACTCTTTAGCTAGAGTGTTAACTTGATGCCTCTGACAGAATACGTGAAGTAGTCACATTATAAACAGAACAAGGTTTCTCTTGTCTCAGTTTCAGAGGTACTGGTTCATGAGCAGTTAGCCTTACTGCTTTGGTCCTGTGGTTGTCAAAATAAGAACATAGAGGAGGCAAAATTTTTCCATTCATAGGCAGTCAAGAAGAAGGGGCTGAGTGCCACAGTCCCTTGACAGGGCACACCTCTGGTGACCAAGAATCCTCCTCCTAGTGAGGATTCATCTGTTTTGctgttctgttttttgagacaggctctcgtTATGTACCCCAGGCTGCCTGTACTCACAATGCTACTCCCTGCACTTTCCTAGTTCCAAAAGAGAGACCTCCAGCACCGATTCCAGTTTAAAACTCAGCTCTGGAAGGTTCCACAAATAGAGAAACCTGTAAAGCACCTTTTGTCTTTCCCTAATGACAGCGTTGAGCTGTCTGACAGGGCTGGGGAAAGCTGACAGATTCGCTCCATGGATTTGCTCCACTGTGGTCTAGAGTCGGAGAACGGGCTAGATTCTGCACAATGGCCAGTCTGCGTCCTGGGGAGCAAGTATGTAGCCATTAAAACTTACCGATTGTACATTTTCCAAATCAAATCCCTgccctttctcttccaggaaagACATGGGCCGATATGTAAAAAAGTATTCAACAAAAAACGCAAACCCTTCAATTCCTTAAAGCAAAGATTACAGGGAACTGACATTCCCACTGTGAGTAAATCTCCTCAGTCCAAGGTATGCCAACAATTTCTTTACTTCTCATTATAGGAAGAACATTTAAGCTGCTTTCTTGGCTCgatgttttcatttttgcttGATAAGGCAGTATAACGGCCTGTCAATATAATCCACCTTTACTGTTTTCTGTATAATCTTACTTAGATTTCCAAATAAATTGAAGATActttccagatgtagtcaaaagAATCCTGTTTACATTTTCATTAGAATGCCTTTCAGTCTAGAAAGGGGCCTGGGAAGCAAGTTATTTTCCCCCTCTCTGAGATAAGGTTTCACTAGATAGCTAAGGTTGGCCCTGAGCTGACTACGGAGCCCAACTAGCTTGAagtttatgatcctcctgcctcaacttcctcaGTAGTGAGATTGCAAGTTTGCAACCAAACTAGTAAGAAAGTTACCACTGGGACCAGCAAGATACCTGCTACCCTGAGTCCCCAGGGAACCACAAGGTGGTGAGAACTGACCCCCGAAGGTTGTCTTCTGATATTCCACATGTGCTGAGGCTtatacacagccacacacaaaaataaatcaataaaagtgtaaatttcaaacaaaattttaagaaGGCCACCTTTAATCTTGCATCTGTCtttctttgaagttttatgatctcatgatttttgttgttgtaacTTGCAAATGTTGTCACTGTGGtttcaaaagttttaaaaacatttctttgggggaattttttctttctttctttgcaaaTTACATGTCCCCACTTACTATGAATTCAAAacctcatttttcaaaaataacaacaaaccccACAATTGATCCATATATAGTCAAGGGTAGGAGatattgctttggttttgttttttaacaggtTCAGCCCGTGAGGAAATCTAACTGGAGGCAGCAGCATGAGGATTTCATCAATACAATCCGATCGGCAAAACAATGCGCTGTAGCCATTAAAGAGGGccagcccctcccacctccaccccctccaACCATCAACCCAGGTGCGTGGACATTTGGGTTGCTTTTTGACGTTTAGTAACAGTGACAGTAAATGACAGTAACAGTGAACTCAATATCAGTCTCTCCTTTATGCAGGTGAATCTGCACAGCACGCTTACCTCCTTCTTACAGTCCACAGAGCTCGTGTGTCCCCCCCCCCTTGtctgcccctccaccccccatGAGACATCGCCACACCAGTTAGAGCCAGTTCACACCTAAAGGGCGCATCATCACACTGCGGCTGAGGAACTAAACTGTACACAGTTCTACACTGGCTCTGACGGTCAGCAGCCTGTAGATCCTGGTTCACAAGCGCTAGTTCCCACCAAGCAACGCAGCTGATGTTGTGTAAAATAAGGTTTTCACAGCTTAGCGTTTGGAAAGTTTCAAATCtataagaaagagaagagaatagGACAATAAGTATTTACACGCTTTCTGAagtctgaacacacacacacacacacacaaagatcagaggacaacttttagaagtcatttcttttctctctactCTTGTGGGTCCTAAAGATCAAACCAGCAAACCAGATTGCCAGGGTTGGTGGCAGGCaactttatccactgaaccagcTTGATGACTCTGGAAGAAGTGATATTTTAGATAGCAGTACTTTAATCCTTGCCTATAACAgtaattcaacttttttttttttttttggttttggtttttcaagacagggtttctctgtatagctctgactgtcctaaaactcactctgtagaccaggctggcctcaaactcagaactctgccttcctctgcctcctgagtgctgggattaaaggcgtgtgccactactaccTGGCAGTAATTCAACTCTTAATCGAAAACACAGACTCATGTTCTCCAAGTTACCTGAAGCATGTTTTTTAAGACTCTGCCCACATCCCAACCCAGCCAGAATCCAGAATCTAGTCAGGATTCAAACATTGCTTCCTGTTGTCTTTTGAGACGTTTTCCAGTTTTCTGCTACAGCTTTGCCCAACCATTTAATTTTCAGGGTGCTGCTTGTTCTGCGTTTGTCTGCTTATTTACCCAGATTAATGTTTAATTGTCACATATTTCTATGAATTGGAGGTTAGGATTAGAGGCTTAGTTGTATTCATCTTGTCAAATGTGAAATTGGCAAATATTTTTCACCTGTTGTCTATTACCTTTGGACTGTATTGATAATGCCCTTTAGTTAaaacacaatattttaaatcttgaactatttttttcttttgttgtctgtATTCTTTTCATATTACAGCCCTAAATACAATGCCAACACTTAGCCCTGAGgaatgtttggtttggttgaaaAGGGCTTCATGTAACTCAGACGGACCTCAAAATCCCTGTATGGTCAAGAGTGAGCCCAAGTTCCTGGTCCGCCTCCCTtggcctcccacatgctgggggCGAGGTGGGGGGAGACTGGTGTGCACCCTACTCCCTATGTCTCTGTGGTACTTAGTTCCaggatttgtttgtgtgtggttGGTCTATTTTGAGTTAACATGGTAGAATGCTATGTTCCATGGTAGAATGATAAGTCTTCAGCCCTACTCTCGTTTGCATGCTGATCACCAGTCTCCTGAGTTCCATTGGTTGAAAAGGCCATCCACGAGGGTACTAAGAACTGAATGTGAGGAGCACACATGACCTGTGTACATCAGCagatctcaacctgtggggcGTGGCCCTTTGGGGGTTATCATAGCAGATATCTGCATAGCAGATATTTGCATCACAATTCAAAACAGTAacgaaattacagttatgaagtaggaacGGAAATAATTACATGGCTGGGGAGGTCACCGCACTaagagggttgagaaccactgacttataATTGGCCAAAAACGTTATCATGAAACCCAACACTTTGTATAATGaatctacaacaacaacaacaacaacaacaacaaaataaataaataaataaacgcaTACTTTAAAGGGCCATCCCTC
This region includes:
- the Zc2hc1b gene encoding zinc finger C2HC domain-containing protein 1B, with product MAEAQLLGADGNQKLFPCEVCGRCFATDVLERHGPICKKVFNKKRKPFNSLKQRLQGTDIPTVSKSPQSKVQPVRKSNWRQQHEDFINTIRSAKQCAVAIKEGQPLPPPPPPTINPDYIQCPYCMRRFNETAAQRHINFCKNQTSRRVFDPTQMAARLASRAQGKAQASPKK